From Chaetodon auriga isolate fChaAug3 chromosome 10, fChaAug3.hap1, whole genome shotgun sequence, a single genomic window includes:
- the ribc1 gene encoding RIB43A-like with coiled-coils protein 1, with translation MYKVDLPVDQSIERAVDRRRSAESTRKARIFNTRLRVMGIDLDALNQQVQEKKHQQNMERQRDKAFDKLRKYQDDVLLQQDIDEREKQAALHTDLTRYWATHQRAEDSRDADLKCGLKGAFRITIPEGELGPASMQVFQGEGRGEEQKRREQMKETERDLRVQREDNERRHKGDKRREMLVSKEMVLQDLRGVQLQALEEECKKAASIALDNYNKALAAEQAEKWKEQHRREQRENLAEILHTVTSDMMTECAEAEVRGERPPRVLIDRWKGMSREQLSAIHMERERQRLEKQRQRDAEKVQNAAWELQLLKLSRAAEEEERREAELRREKRIQTDRRNMQLAREQQAHQEYVNKVLYTNTPTKDYFSQFNTSSR, from the exons ATGTACAAAGTGGATTTACCTGTTGACCAGTCCATAGAAAGGGCTGTGGACAGGCGTAGGTCTGCAGAAAGCACACGCAAGGCCCGAATCTTCAACACCCGGCTCCGTGTGATGGGCATCGACCTTGATGCTCTCAACCAACAAGTCCAGGAGAAAAAACACCAGCAAAACATGGAGAGGCAACGGGACAAAGCTTTTG ATAAGCTGAGAAAGTATCAGGATGATGTGCTACTGCAGCAAGACAttgatgagagagagaagcaggcaGCTTTGCACACTGACCTGACCCGTTATTGGGCCACTCATCAGCGTGCAGAGGACTCTAGAGATGCTGATCTCAAGTGTGGCCTGAAGGGGGCATTCAGGATCACCATTCCAGAGGGTGAGCTGGGGCCTGCCAGTATGCAAGTCTTTCAG ggagagggaaggggagaggagcaaaagaggagagaacaaatgaaggagacagaaagagatctGCGAGTGCAGAGGGAAGACAATGAGAGAAGGCACAAGGGAGACAAGCGCAGAG agatgCTTGTGAGCAAAGAGATGGTGCTTCAGGACCTTAGGGGGGTTCAGCTGCAAGCACTAGAAGAGGAGTGCAAGAAAGCTGCCAGCATCGCCCTCGACAACTACAATAAAGCTCTg GCtgcagagcaggcagagaaaTGGAAGGAGCAGCACAGGAGAGAGCAAAGGGAGAATCTTGCAGAGATCTTGCACACAGTGACATCCGACATGATGACAGAGtgtgcagaggcagaggtgagaggagagaggcctCCCCGGGTTCTGATAGACAGGTGGAAGGGGATGAGTCGTGAACAGCTGAGCGCCATCCacatggagagagaaagacagcgTCTTGAGAAACAG AGACAACGTGATGCTGAGAAGGTTCAGAATGCAGCTTGGGAACTCCAGCTTCTGAAGCtgtccagagcagcagaggaggaggagaggagagaagcagagctgagaagagagaagaggattCAGACAGACCGTCGCAACATGCAGCTGgccagagagcagcaggcacA TCAGGAGTACGTGAACAAAGTGCTGTACACCAACACACCCACCAAGGACTACTTTTCCCAATTCAACACCAGCTCCCGCTGA
- the LOC143326799 gene encoding structural maintenance of chromosomes protein 1A — MGYLKLIEIENFKSYKGRQIIGPFHKFTAIIGPNGSGKSNLMDAISFVLAEKTSNLRVKTLKDLIHGAPVGKPAANRAFVSMVYQEDNGEERSFTRVIIGSSSEYRINSKVVSLPEYSEELEKLGILIKARNFLVFQGAVESIAMKNPKERTALFEEISRSGELAQEYDRRKKEMVKAEEDTQFNYHRKKNIAAERKEAKQEKEEAERYQRLKDEVARASVQLQLFKLYHNETEIEKLNKELGQRNKEIDKDRKKMDHVEEELKDKKKELGRLMREQQTIEKEIKEKDSELNQKRPQYIKAKENTSHKIKKLEAARKSLQNAQKMYKKRKADMDELDKEMRAVELAKQEFEERMEEEAQSQGQDLTLEENQVKQYHRLKEEASKRAATLAQELEKFNRDQKADQDRLDLEERKKVETEAKIKQKIREIEENQKRIEKLEDYISTSRQSLDEQKRMEEELTEEVELAKRRIDEINMELNQVMEQLGDARIDRQENSRQQRKAEIMESIKRLYPGSVYGRLIDLCQPTQKKYQIAVTKVLGKNMDAIIVDSEKTGRDCIQYIKEQRGEPETFLPLDYLEVKPTDEKLRELRGAKLVIDVIRYEPPHIKKALQYACGNALVCENVEDARRIAFGGPYRHKTVALDGTLFQKSGVISGGASDLKAKARRWDEKAVDKLKEKKEKLTEELKEQMKAKRKEAELRQVQSQAHGLQMRLKYSQSDLEQTKTRHLSLNMQEKSKLESELANFGPRINDIKRIIQSREREITDLRDRMNLVEDEVFVEFCKEIGVRNIREFEEEKVKRQNEIAKKRLEFETQKTRLGIQVDYEKNQLKEDQEKVMMWEQTVKKDEAEIERLKKEEHRHMKIIDETMAQLQDLKNQHLTKKSEVNDKNHEMEEIRKKLGGANKELTQLQKEVTAIETKLEQKRSDRHNLLQACKMQDIRLPLRSGTMDDISQGEGSSQTDESSSQRTSSSVLAKEALIEIDYSNLSEDLKDALSEEEIKAETNTLQQRLNEQQSILQRISAPNMKAMEKLESVRDKFQETSDEFEAARKRAKKAKQAFEQIKKERFDRFNNCFESVATNIDEIYKALSRNSSAQAFLGPENPEEPYLDGINYNCVAPGKRFRPMDNLSGGEKTVAALALLFAIHSYKPAPFFVLDEIDAALDNTNIGKVANYIKDQSVQNFQAIVISLKEEFYTKADSLIGVYPEQGDCVISKVLTFDLSQYPDANPNPNE, encoded by the exons ATGGGTTATTTAAAACTCATAGAGATCGAAAACTTCAAGTCGTATAAGGGAAGACAGATCATTGGACCGTTTCATAAGTTTACTGCAATCATCGGACCTAATGGATCTG GGAAGTCCAACCTTATGGATGCCATCAGCTTCGTGTTGGCAGAGAAGACCAGTAACCTGCGAGTGAAGACTCTGAAGGATCTGATCCATGGAGCACCCGTAGGGAAACCAGCTGCCAACAGAGCCTTTGTCAGTATGGTGTACCAGGAGGATAACGGAGAGGAACGCTCCTTCACAAGAGTCATCATCG gttCTTCTTCTGAGTACCGCATCAACAGCAAGGTGGTGAGCCTGCCTGAATACAGCGAAGAGCTTGAAAAACTTGGTATTCTGATCAAAGCCAGGAACTTCTTGGTCTTCCAG GGAGCTGTGGAGTCTATTGCCATGAAGAATCCCAAGGAGCGTACAGCCCTGTTTGAGGAAATCTCACGTTCTGGAGAGTTGGCCCAGGAGTATGACCGCAGGAAGAAGGAGAtggtgaaagcagaggaggacacacagtTCAATTACCATCGTAAGAAGAACATTGCGGCTGAGCGAAAGGAAGCCaagcaagagaaagaggag GCTGAGCGTTACCAGCGTCTGAAAGATGAAGTAGCCAGGGCCAGTGTTCAGTTGCAGCTCTTCAAGCTGTACCACAATGAGACTGAGATTGAGAAGCTGAACAAGGAGTTGGGCCAGCGGAACAAGGAGATTGATAAGGACCGTAAAAAGATGGACcatgtggaggaggagctgaaggacaagaagaaggAGCTTGGCAGGCTGATGAGGGAGCAGCAGACCATAGAGAAAGAAATTAA agagaaagactctGAGTTGAACCAAAAGCGGCCACAGTACATCAAGGCCAAAGAGAACACATCGCACAAGATCAAGAAGCTCGAGGCAGCGCGTAAATCATTACAAAATGCCCAGAAGATGTACAAGAAACGCAAAGCGGACATGGACGAGCTGGATAAAGAGATGAGGGCGGTGGAGTTGGCCAAGCAAGAGTTTGAGGAGcgcatggaggaggaggcacagagCCAGGGCCAGGACCTGACCCTGGAGGAGAACCAG gtCAAGCAGTACCATCGTCTGAAAGAAGAGGCCAGCAAACGTGCTGCCACGCTGGCGCAGGAGCTGGAGAAGTTCAACCGCGACCAGAAGGCCGATCAGGACCGCCTGGACttagaggagaggaagaaagtggAGACGGAG GCCAAAATCAAACAGAAGATCCGTGAAATTGAGGAAAACCAGAAACGTATTGAGAAATTGGAGGATTACATTTCCACCAGCAG GCAGTCACTCGATGAGCAGAAGCgcatggaggaggagctgacagAGGAGGTTGAGCTGGCCAAGAGGCGAATTGATGAGATCAACATGGAGCTTAACCAG GTAATGGAGCAGCTGGGAGATGCCAGAATCGACAGGCAGGAGAACAGTCGCCAGCAGCGCAAGGCTGAGATAATGGAGAGCATCAAAAGACTCTACCCTGGCTCTGTG tATGGTCGTCTCATCGACCTGTGCCAGCCCACTCAGAAGAAGTATCAGATTGCCGTGACCAAAGTGTTGGGCAAGAACATGGACGCCATCATTGTTGACTCAGAGAAGACTGGTAGAGATTGTATTCAGTACAtcaaggagcagagaggagagcctGAGACCTTCCTTCCTCTCGACTACCTTGAG GTGAAACCAACAGATGAGAAACTGAGAGAACTGCGAGGAGCCAAACTGGTGATCGATGTGATTCGGTATGAGCCTCCTCACATTAAGAAAGCCCTGCAGTATGCATGTGGCAACGCCCTGGTCTGTGAGAACGTAGAGGATGCACGAAGGATCGCTTTTGGGGGGCCGTACAGACACAAG ACGGTAGCCCTGGACGGTACCCTGTTCCAGAAGTCTGGAGTCATCTCTGGAGGAGCCAGCGACCTGAAGGCCAAGGCCAGGCGCTGGGATGAGAAGGCAGTGGACAAGctcaaagagaagaaagaaaaactcacaGAGGAGCTCAAA gAGCAAATGAAGGccaagaggaaggaggcagagctgcGTCAGGTGCAGTCTCAGGCCCACGGTCTGCAGATGAGACTCAAGTACTCCCAGAGTGATCTGGAACAGACAAAAACCCGCCACCTCTCCCTCAACATGCAG GAGAAATCTAAGCTTGAGAGCGAGTTGGCAAACTTTGGCCCTCGTATCAATGACATCAAGAGGATCATCCAGTCCCGCGAGAGGGAGATCACCGACCTGCGAGACCGCATGAACCTG GTGGAGGATGAGGTGTTTGTCGAATTCTGTAAGGAGATTGGAGTGAGGAACATCCGAGAgtttgaggaggagaaggtgaagAGGCAGAATGAGATCGCAAAGAAGCG TCTTGAGTTTGAGACCCAGAAGACTCGCCTGGGTATCCAGGTAGACTACGAGAAGAATCAGCTCAAAGAGGACCAGGAGAAAGTCATGATGTGGGAGCAGACAGTCAAGAAGGACGAGGCCGAAATAGAGCGACTTAAGAAG GAGGAGCACAGGCACATGAAGATCATTGATGAGACAATGGCTCAGCTGCAGGATCTGAAGAACCAGCACCTCACCAAGAAATCTGAAGTCAACGATAAGAACCACGAGATGGAGGAGATCCGCAAGAAGCTGGGTGGTGCCAACAA GGAGTTGACTCAGCTCCAGAAGGAGGTGACGGCCATCGAGACCAAACTGGAGCAGAAGCGCAGCGACCGTCACAACCTGCTGCAAGCTTGCAAAATGCAGGATATCAGGTTGCCTCTTCGTTCTGGAACGATGGATGATATCAGCCAAGGAGAG GGAAGCTCCCAGACAGATGAATCCAGCAGCCAGAGGACGTCCAGCAGTGTTCTCGCTAAAGAGGCTCTCATAGAGATCGACTACAGCAACCTGTCTGAAGACCTTAAG GATGCGCTGTCAGAAGAAGAGATTAAAGCggagacaaacacactgcagcagcgtCTGAACGAGCAGCAGAGTATCCTACAGAGGATCAGCGCACCCAACATGAAGGCCATGGAGAAGCTGGAGAGCGTCAGGGACAAGTTCCAAGAGACCAGTGATG AGTTCGAGGCTGCTCGTAAGAGAGCCAAGAAAGCCAAGCAGGCCTTTGAGCAGATCAAGAAGGAAAGGTTCGATCGTTTCAATAACTGCTTTGAGTCTGTGGCCACGAACATTGATGAGATCTACAAAGCCCTGTCACGCAACAGCAGCGCCCAG GCTTTCCTGGGCCCAGAAAACCCTGAGGAGCCGTATCTGGATGGCATTAACTATAACTGTGTGGCCCCAGGAAAGAGGTTCAGACCCATGGACAACCTGTCTGGAGGAGAGAAGACTGTGGCTGCTCTGGCTCTGCTCTTTGCTATTCACAG CTACAAACCCGCCCCCTTCTTTGTCCTGGATGAGATTGACGCCGCTCTGGACAACACGAACATTGGCAAG GTGGCCAATTACATCAAAGACCAGTCAGTGCAGAACTTCCAGGCCATCGTCATTTCTCTGAAGGAGGAATTCTACACCAAGGCAGACTCGCTCATTGGTGTTTAtccagag CAAGGAGACTGTGTCATCAGCAAAGTGCTCACTTTTGACCTCTCTCAGTATCCTGATGCCAACCCAAATCCCAATGAGTAG